The DNA window CGAGGACAATTTGCATGGATTTTACACACAAGAAGGAGTCATGTCCAAttggaatttcaagaaaatctTCACGGAGcaggaagttatgaattttcTAAGTTGGAGGTTTTCCAGTCCATCCGTTTACGAGTACCAGTCTTTAGAAGAGAATTTAAAACTAACCAAGAAGCGAACCGAGCCAAATTGAGCTTTGGACTTTAAGAtggatctcttagctttccaacaAGCCAAGAATGAGGAGAAAAGCCCACGTTATTATGGAGTTATGATCCAATCATCAAAACCGgccaaaccagttctgcacttgcttcaattggaagctaaccggttcaatcagttTCAAGCCAGACaatggcgaccaggagatcaATCTATACCTTCAGGAAGTTCATCCAATGATCCAGAAGAGTCAGACAAGTTCATATGATGCACCAGCAGCCAGAAAATCAGGAGGATTCTCTTGCAATCACACTTACCATATTTGGCAGCACTCACACCTTATGCATTCAATGAGTTTCTTCAAGGAAACCATCAAGTCCAACGTCTATATTCCCTTTCAACAGAAGCTGTCAAGACCTTGGAGAGTTTATTGAGAAACCAGGAGCTATTATTTCGTGGATACAAAACcaagatatcaagatacaagatcagatCTTCCAAATGGATACAAATCAGCCTAACGGCTAGTTTATTGAAGACAAAGACCCTTAGctttatttttgtgtatttttttttcctttctagAGTATTAGAACATTGTAGTTGAGTCAAGGttgagcctatataagctcaagaCCATTCATCATTGTATTTcacctttgatcatttttataataaacccagaattttctctttaaagcttTTGCTTTGTTCTTATGTTTCTCTAAGTAATTAGGTGGATTCCATTGCTTAGTGAACGTGTTAGTCTCTGTCTTTGTGTGGAATCACTGAGACCGTGGTttgtgagttgtatcaaaggccaACCGCAACCTTTGTGGTGCTCTTCAACCCATCCAGTCGTTCCTGTCCAGATCcttttggttgattagatcagtcCAGCCGGATCACCCCTTATGCTAGATCGATGCTCTCTTGTACTAAGAGttatacagcctttgtcagcctaggcttgtatcagaacacccacttccattaccttcaagtgatccaggagcataagccatacccaggctgcaccaagtggtatcagagccacttgaaggttagggtttgcgaTTTGTCTACTCAGATCATTCCATACCATCAAACACttttcttatctatctatctgtTGTAAGCCATCTGAGCCAACCGTGgtaatcaaaaaaaagaaaaaagaaaagagatctttgatccaaatcaaaaaaaaaaaagaaagctgaagagaaatccagctagctgaagagaaatccagctcagGGTGGTAAAGTCAGCTGGtgcctaaatctcttaatactttcTATCTGATTCATTGGGGTTTTAGTTCTAGATCTTAGGTGTAGAGCTTTGAATCTTAACTGAACTTGTGGGAAAGCAGAGACTTGGCAGCTGAaacagagtgagagagagtttatAATTgtgctcttttgtttcttttctaactTGTCTTTCAGGTTACAATGGCTGATGAACAAGGCAGAGAGGATAGAGGAGAACCGGCAGCCCAGCAGATCAATCTTAATCAAGTCCAATTTGAGGCTATGATGGCTGAGATAACCAGGAGAATGCAAGTTAACTTCAATAGAGCTCAACAAGCTAATGATGTTTTAGTTGATGATAATGCAGGACAGGAGAGAGCAGCAGCTGTTGCTGGAGCTAGGAGAGCACGCATTGGACCTATAAGGGGAGCACGGTTTGAGGTTGGAGGTCATAGGCTCTATGGTGAGCAAGCtgaggatgatgaagctgatgaaagtgatgatgagtcTCAGGCTAGTCAGCACAACAGGCACCATAACCGCAGGCGACCAGCTGATAACCTAGGCAATCTCAAGCTTAGAATTCCTCCATTCCATGGTAAGAATGATCCTGATGCCTatctggagtgggagaagaagattgagctagTTTTCAATTGCCAGCAGTTCACTGAGGAGAGGAAGGTTAGATTAGCAGCCACTGAGTTTTCTGGTTATGCTATTaactggtgggatcagattgctACTACCAGGAGACGCAATGGAGAGCCTCAGATAGCTTCCTGGTTTGAGATGAAAACTGTAATGAGAAAGAGATTTGTTCCTAATCACTATGGAAGAGATCTCCACCAGAAACTAAGGAGGCTTTCCCAAGGTTCTAAGAGTGTAGAGGACTAtcaccaggagatggagacaCTCATGTTGAAGGCTGACTTAGAAGAGGGTGTGGAAGCTACTATGGCTAGGTTCCAAGGGGGACTTAATAGAGAGATCCAGGATAGGTTGGAGCTGCAAGAGTATGAAGATATGGATGAGTTGTTGCACAAGGCAATTTTGATTGAGCAGCAGAACAAGAGGAAGAGCTCTACTAGATCTCCATACAGCTCTAATTCAAAACCAGCCTACTCAAGAGATGAGAGATCAACTGATAAGCCAAAGGAGGAAGCTTCTACAGCTAGCACCAAgcgtgatgataagggaaaGGGCGTGGATACACCTACCAGAACCAGGAACatcaagtgtttcaagtgccatggcttTGGGCATTATGCTAGTGATTGtaccaacaagaaggtgatgactaTCTTAGCTAATGGGGAAGTGATATCTGAGGATGAAGATGGCGACCAGGAGCTTGATGAGGATGGCGTGGAGTATCCAGTCCAAGGGGAACTACTGGTTACTAGGAGACTTCTCAATGTTCAGCCTAAGGTCAAAGAGGATGAGCAGAGAGAAAACTTGTTCCACACAAGGTGTTTGATTCAAGACAAGAGTGTGCAGCTTAATCATTGATGGAGGTAGCTGTACAAATGTGGCAAGTAATGAGCTAGTGGAGAAACTAGGTCTTGAAGTGATCAAACACCCTAAGCCATATCTGTTGCAATGGATCAATGATGAGGGAGGATTAAAGATCACCAAGCAAGTGAAAGTCTTATTATCAGTGGGAAAGTATCAGGATGAGATCACTTGTGATGTAGCACCTCTTGAAGCTAGCCACATCCTCCTTGGTCGTCCATGGCAGTATGATAAGAGAGCAttacatgatggcttcaccaacagATACACTTTTGCTCACAAGGAGAAACAAGTGACACTGGCGCCAATGACACCTCAAGAAGTACACCAAGATCAAATGCTTCTCAAAAGGAGGAGGGAGGACGCCAAGGCTGCTGGTAAGACCTTGCTACTAGAAGAAACCAAACAGGTAAGTAAACTCAACCTCTTTGCTACTGCTAAGGATATTAAAACTGCTGTGATTGAACAATCAAATTTTATTCTAGTAGTTTATAAAGAATTGTTGAGCTCTACTACTAACCTTGCTCCTGAGATTCCAGAGGAGATTGAGTGTCTTTTGCAGGAGTATAAGGATGTGTTCCCAGAGGACAATCCCATAGGTCTGCCGCCTATTAGGGGAATAGAGCACCAGATTGATTTTGTGCCAGGAGCTACCTTACCAAACCGCCCAGCATACAGGACCAATCCTGTGGAGACTAAGGAGCTTCAGAAACAAGTTAATGACCTGCTAGAGAAAGGCCACATCAGGGAGAGCATGAGTACTTGTGCTGTACCTGTTCTACTGGTGGcaaagaaggatgggagctggcgcatgtgtgtggatttcagagccatcaacaacataacagttaagtacagacatccAATCCCTCGCTTAGATGATATGCTAGATGAGTTACATGgttcatgtgtcttttctaaaattgatttattgagtggttaccaccagattagaatgaaagaaggagatgagtggaaaactgcctttaaaactaagctaggattgtatgaatggcttgtgatgccttttggattgactaatgcacctagtactttcatgaggttaatgaatcatgtcttgagaGCTTTGATAGGGCGATTTGTAGTtgtgtattttgatgatatcctgATTTACAGCAAGACTATGGAAGAACATGTTAACCACTTGAAACAAGTTCTAGATGtgcttagaaaagaaaatctgtATGCTAACTACAAGAAGTGTTCCTTTGGCacagataaccttgtctttttaggttttgttgtgacttCACAGGGTATACaggttgatgaggagaaggtgaaagccatcAGGGAGTGGCCGATCCCTAAGTCTATTGGAGAGGTCAGGAGTTTTCATGGACTTGCTGGCTTCTACAGGAGATTTGTGAGAGATTTCAGTACAGTTGCAGCACCACTAACTGAAATAATCAAGAAGAGTGTAGGTTTCACTTGGGGACCAGACCAGGAAGA is part of the Raphanus sativus cultivar WK10039 unplaced genomic scaffold, ASM80110v3 Scaffold4688, whole genome shotgun sequence genome and encodes:
- the LOC130507517 gene encoding uncharacterized protein LOC130507517, yielding MADEQGREDRGEPAAQQINLNQVQFEAMMAEITRRMQVNFNRAQQANDVLVDDNAGQERAAAVAGARRARIGPIRGARFEVGGHRLYGEQAEDDEADESDDESQASQHNRHHNRRRPADNLGNLKLRIPPFHGKNDPDAYLEWEKKIELVFNCQQFTEERKVRLAATEFSGYAINWWDQIATTRRRNGEPQIASWFEMKTVMRKRFVPNHYGRDLHQKLRRLSQGSKSVEDYHQEMETLMLKADLEEGVEATMARFQGGLNREIQDRLELQEYEDMDELLHKAILIEQQNKRKSSTRSPYSSNSKPAYSRDERSTDKPKEEASTASTKRDDKGKGVDTPTRTRNIKCFKCHGFGHYASDCTNKKVMTILANGEVISEDEDGDQELDEDGVEYPVQGELLVTRRLLNVQPKVKEDEQRENLFHTSCTNVASNELVEKLGLEVIKHPKPYLLQWINDEGGLKITKQVKVLLSVGKYQDEITCDVAPLEASHILLGRPWQYDKRALHDGFTNRYTFAHKEKQVTLAPMTPQEVHQDQMLLKRRREDAKAAGKTLLLEETKQVSKLNLFATAKDIKTAVIEQSNFILVVYKELLSSTTNLAPEIPEEIECLLQEYKDVFPEDNPIGLPPIRGIEHQIDFVPGATLPNRPAYRTNPVETKELQKQVNDLLEKGHIRESMSTCAVPVLLVAKKDGSWRIKTMEEHVNHLKQVLDVLRKENLYANYKKCSFGTDNLVFLGFVVTSQGIQVDEEKVKAIREWPIPKSIGEVRSFHGLAGFYRRFVRDFSTVAAPLTEIIKKSVGFTWGPDQEEAFQMLKDKLTSAPLLALPDFSKTFEIECDASGIGIGAVLMQDKKPIAYFNHESLKHLKGQQKLNKRHASYPSLQPHHCCRESTIVQQSASSLLEQPLPLPSSDPGA